The nucleotide sequence AGGCTCAGTTGCACGACGGCCGAACGGGTGAGCCTTTCGAGCAGAAGACGACGGTCGGCTACATCTATATGTTGAAGCTGCACCATCTGGTTGAAGACAAGGTCCACGCCCGTGCGACTGGTCCATACTCATTGATCACCCAACAGCCGTTGGGTGGTAAAGCCCGATTCGGGGGTCAACGATTCGGTGAGATGGAAGTTTGGGCGCTGGAAGCTTATGGTGCGGCGTACATCCTGCAGGAATTGCTCACTGTGAAGAGCGACGACGTGGAAGGACGTACCAAGATTTATGAGTCGATGGTCAAGGGGGAGAACACTCTCGAGGCCGGTACTCCAGCGAGTTTCGAAGTGCTCAATAACGAAATTCGCGGGCTGTGTCTGAACATGCAGCTTGAAAAGAGTCCGAACTAGTTTGTGTTCCAGGCTGACGACTTTTGCCGGGGCGCCGTTTGTTGGATGCGGCGTCCCTGGTTGGTTGAGACAGCCGCAGTTTTCGCAAAATTCGACTTTCCGCCTGCCATATCAAGGAGCACGCCGTGAGCGTCGGTGAAACAACATACGATCGAGTGAACGAATACTCGGCAATTAAAATTGGCTTGGCGAGTCCTCAAGACATTCGCGGTTGGTCGTTCGGTGAAGTGAAGAAGCCAGAAACGATCAACTACCGCACGTACCGTCCGGAACGGGACGGTCTGTTCTGCGAACGGATCTTTGGACCTGAAAAGGACTGGGAATGTGCCTGCGGTAAATACCGTGGGATGAAATACAAGGGCATGATCTGTGACCGCTGTGGCGTGAAAGTGACGCACAGCCGGGTTCGCCGTAAGCGAATGGGCCATATTGAACTCGCCGCCCCTGTCGTTCATATCTGGTTCTTCAAATCAATGCCCAGCCGACTGGGGGCGTTGCTGAACGTCAAAACGACTGCTCTCGAGAAAGTCGTCTATTTCCAGGACTACATCGTTCTGGACCCGGGTGACACTCCCCTGCGCAAGGGGCAGTTGCTGACGGAAGAGGAAGCACGGCAGGCTCGGTCGAAGTACGGCGAAGGTACGTTCGATATCGAGATGGGGGCCGATGCAGTCAAGAAACTGCTGATGAGCCTCAATCTGGTTGAGTTGTCCGCGCAGTTGCGTGTCGAACTCAAGAAAACCACCAGTCAGCAGAAGAAGAAGGAGCTGATCAAGCGGCTGAAGATCTCTGAAGCCCTGCGCGACAGTGACAACAAGCCCGAGTGGATGGTGCTGGATTGCGTTCCTGTCATTCCACCCGATCTTCGTCCGCTGGTTCTGCTGGATTCCGGTAATTTTGCAACCAGCGATTTGAACGATCTTTATCGTCGAATCATCAATCGTAACAACCGTCTGAAGAAGCTGGTCGATCTCAACGCGCCCGAAGTGATCGTGCGCAACGAGAAGCGAATGCTTCAGCAGTCGGTCGATGCGTTGTTCGACAACAATCGTTGTAAGCGACCAGTCCTGGGTTCATCGAACCGTCCGCTGAAATCGCTGACGGACATGATCAAAGGTAAGCAGGGTCGATTCCGTGAAAACCTGCTCGGTAAACGCGTCGACTATTCGGCACGAAGCGTGATCGTCGTGGGGCCGAATCTCGAGCTGCATCAGTGTGGTCTGCCAAAGAAGATCGCGCTGGAACTGTATCAGCCTTTCATCATTCGGCGACTGAAAGAACTGGGTCATGCAGATACGATCAAGAGTGCAAAGCGCATGCTTGAACGTCGCGACGAAGAGGTTTGGGATATTCTCGAAGAGGTCATCACCAACCATCCAGTGCTGCTGAACCGGGCCCCCACCCTGCACCGTATGGGTATCCAGGCGTTCGAGCCGATCCTGGTGGAAGGTAACGCCATTCGGATTCATCCGCTGGTCTGTAAGGGATTCAACGCGGACTTCGACGGCGATCAGATGGCAGTCCACCTGCCACTCTCGATCGAAGCTCAGGTCGAAGCCACGACGCTGATGATGTCGACGAACAACATCTTCAGTCCTTCCAACGGTGCGCCGATCATCAGCCCCTCGCAAGATATCGTGATGGGTTGCTACTACTTGACTTTGAAGAAGGAAGACCGTCCTGGTCACGGGATGATCTTCGCTTCGACCCAGGAAGTGCATACCGCTCACCTGCTGGGTAAGGTCACGCTGCACACGTTGATCAAGGTTCGTTTGCCGAAGGATAAACGCGTCAAGGGCGAAGGGTCGGACGATTATTCACTCGGCGGGATCGTCGAGACGAGCGTCGGTCGGATCATGTTCAACGACATCCTCCCGCCGAAGATGGCGTACTACAACCAGACCATGAAGAACAAGGATCTGGCGAACGTTATCTCTGACTGCTACCTCGAGCTGGGACGTCGCGAGACGATCAAGCTGCTGGACCGGATGAAGGAAGTCGGGTTCCGTGAATCGACTCGCAGCGGTCTTTCATTCGCCGCCAGCGATTTGAAGACGCCGGACAACAAGGAAAAGGTGATTCTGGCTGCCGAATCGACCGTTCTCAAGAAGCAGAAGCTGTATGAGAAGGGTGTGATTACCGCGAAAGAGCGTTACGAGCAGGTTTTGGATACCTGGACGCACGCCAGCGATCTGATCAAGATCGCGATGATGGATGCGTTCAAGAACGACACCCGCGATAACGGCGCTTACGTCAACCCGGTTTACCTGATGGCGGACTCGGGTGCTCGAGGGGGTCAGGAACAGATTCGTCAGCTCGCTGGTATGCGAGGTTTGATGGCCAAGCCAAGCGGCGAGATCATCGAAACCCCGATTAAGGCGAACTTCCGTGAAGGTCTTTCAGTACTTGAGTACTTCAGCTCTACGCACGGTGCCCGTAAGGGATTGGCCGATACCGCGCTCAAGACGGCAGACAGCGGTTACCTCACCCGTAAGCTGGCAGATATCTGTCAGAACATGGTTGTGACGACTCATGATTGTGGTACGACCAAGGGGATCACCCGTGGGGTCGTCTATCGCGGTGAAAAGGTGGAAGTCAGTCTGGCCGACGCCATCCGCGGTCGGGTCAGCCGACAGAACATCGTCAATCCGATTACTGACGAAGTGATTGTTCGTGAAAACGAAATGATCACCGTCGACATCTCGCGAAAGATCGAAGAACTCGGTCTTGAGAAGATTCAGGTCCGCAGCCCGATGACCTGTGAATCGGATCTGGGGATGTGCCGTCTGTGTTACGGGATGGACTTGTCCACCGGCTCGCTGGTCGAAGAAGGCTTGGCTGTCGGTATCATCGCGGCTCAAAGTATCGGTGAGCCCGGTACTCAGCTGACGATGCGTACCTTCCACATCGGTGGGGTGGCAATCAAGGACATCCAGGAAAGCGAAATCAAGTCCCGTCGTCAGGGGCGTGTCCGCCTCGCTCGTATCCGCAGCGTGGTGAACGCTGATGGCAAGAGCGTGGTGCTGGGACGTAACGGCGAGCTGCTTGTTGTTGACTCCAAAGAGCGCGAGCTGGAGCGTTACACCGTTCCCACCGGTGCTGTGCTGCAGGTCGGTGAGAACGACACGGTCGAAATCGGGCAGGTGCTGTGTACCTGGGATCAACACTCCATTCCGATCCTCTGCGAAGTCGGCGGACGGGTTCGCTTCGAAGACCTCGTCGAAGGTCAATCCATTCGGTCTGAAAAGGATCCGAGCGGTAACATTCGTAAGACGGTCATCGAGCACAAAGGCGAACTGCATCCGCAGATCGTGCTGGAAGATTCGACCGGCAAGATCCTCGACTTCTACTACCTGCCCGAACGTGCAAGTATCGAAGTTGTCGAAGGTCAGCAGATCTCCGCTGGTACAGTTCTGGCAAAGAACCCCCGTGAAACGTCGGGTACTCAGGACATCACCGGTGGTCTTCCGCGAGTCACCGAACTGTTCGAAGCTCGAAAGCCGAAAGAGCCCGCGATCATCGCCGAGATCGACGGTGAAATTGAGCTCGTTGCCGAGAAGAAGCGTGGCAAGCGAATCATCATCGTTCGCGGAGCGGATGGAACCGAAAAGGAACACGTCATTCCTCACGGCAAGCAGTTGCTCGTGCATGCGAAAGACCAGGTCCGTGCGGGTGACGCACTCGTCCGGGGTCCACTCGTGCCGCACGATATTCTGCGAGTCAGTGGTGAAGAGGCTGTCCAGCAGTACCTGCTTCACGAAATTCAAACGGTGTATCGTTCACAACGCGTGGTAATCGACGACAAGCACATTGAAATCGTCTTGTCGCAGATGCTCCGCAAGTTGAAAGTGGAAGACGTTGGCGACACAACCATGTTGCCAGGCGTGCTGGTGGATCGATTCGAATTCCGAAAGATCAACCAGAAGCTGCAGTCCAGCGCACGGATCACCGACCCTGGCGATTCGGAATTCCAGGAAGGGGACGTCGTTCCCTTGGAGACCATCGAGCAGGTCAACCGGGAAATCGAAGCGTCGGGTGGGCCGCTGGTGAAATTCACCAAGCCGCGTCCTGCAAACGCCAGTACTCAGTTGCTGGGGATTACCAAGGCGGCCGTCCAGAGCGACAGCTTTATTTCTGCTGCCAGTTTCCAGGAGACGACTAAGGTATTGACCGAAGCGGCGATCGCCGGAAAGATCGATAACCTGGTTGGCTTGAAGGAGAACGTCATCCTCGGGCACCTGATTCCGGCCGGTACCGGTTTCCAGTTGCATCAGCAATCGGAAGTCAAAATCAAGCCGGAAGCGTTGGCGGAAATTTACGCCGAGCGAGACAGAATCATGGCCCAGCGAGCGAATCTGCTCAACGAGCCTGACTTGTCAAACAGTGCTGCTGATGTGAAGTAAGGGAAGTGTGAGAGGGAATTGTTATCAGGCCGATGAAGGCGTTGCCGATAAATCGAGAGAGTGGCCGAATCGGCCGAATCGAAATTCTGCAGAGCACTCATCTGAGCCTGATCAAAGTACCGAAATGAAACCAATGTCTGGGATTGCGGTTTCTGTAATGCGTTTCTAAGATTTCCGGTCCGGTTCGACCTTGCGGCTTAAATAAAGTTTCAGCGGACCGGCTGAGTCTTCAGCGTATACCTTGAAGTTCTGTCGATCGAGATTTACACTGCTGAGTTCCGAGCTTGGGCGATTGATGCCGTTCGGAAGAGGCGACATTTGAAAAATAACAGGTAAAAGAATGCCGACGATCAATCAACTGATTCGGAAACCGCGCAAGCCTCAGCCCGTTCGCACCAAGAGCCCGGTGCTGGAAGGCTGTCCGCAGAAACGCGGCGTCTGTATGTTGGTCAAAACGGTAACACCGAAGAAGCCAAACTCAGCCCTTCGAAAGGTCGCCCGTGTGCGACTCTCGAACGGTAAAGAAGTGACCGCTTACATTCCCGGTGAAGGCCATAACCTGCAAGAGCACTCGATCGTGCTGGTTCGTGGTGGTCGTGTTCGCGACTTGCCAGGGGTTCGTTACAAGATTATCCGCGGTGTTCTGGATACCCTCGGCGTTGCCAAGCGTATGCAGGCTCGAAGCCGCTACGGTGCCAAGCGACCCAAGTAATCGGTTTTCGGATTCGCCCGAACGTGAAAATTTCGCGCGTTGGTGGGTCTCAGCCGTACGTGAGGTTTCAAGAGATTTCCGGGCACGGGTCCGGGTGGTGTGTTCTGTCGCGTGAAGGTTGTTTGTTGGGCTACGGTTCCAGTGCCTCGCCAATCCGCGCGTTGATTTTCTGTTGAAGAAGAATTTACGATGGCCGACAAATTTACTTGCAGTCGATCGCACCTCAAGCCAGATCCTCGGTATGGTTCGAAGCTCGCGTCGAAGTTTATTAACTGTCTGATGTATGATGGTAAGAAGAGCGTCGCTCAGCGCGCTTTCTATTCGGCAATGGATCTGATTTCTGAGAAGATCCCCGACAAAGAGCCGATCGAGATCTTTACTGTCGCAGTCGAGAACTGCCGCCCATCGCTGGAAGTGAAGTCGAAGCGTGTTGGTGGTGCGAACTATCAAGTGCCAACTCCGGTGAACTCCAAGCGTCAGCAGACCCTTGCGATTCGCTGGATCCTGGAAGTTTGTCGTGACAAGAAGGGGCGCCCCATGGATCGCCGTCTTGCTGACGAACTGATGGCTGCCTATCGCCGTGAAGGTGCCGCGATCACCAAGCGTGAGAACGTTCATCGTATGGCAGACGCCAATAAGGCATTCGCACACTTCGCATGGTAGCCCGCTGAGCGGCCAGTTTGTGCTGGTGCTCGACGAGTGTAATGATGATGCAAGAAGACCCGGCGCCCTGTGGTGCCGGGTCTTGCCATTGAGTCTGCTGGCAGATTTGTCGATGGTAGCGTGATGGTGAGTGTGCTGTTGCTGCCTGGCTGTGCAGGGGTCTCTTGCTGCTGTGGTGTGTCCCGGTTCGAAGTATATGTGCTGAGTTCTCTTTTTCTGGCGAGTGACTATGAGTGGTTTGATCAGCAAGATTCGAAACATTGGGATCATCGCACACATCGATGCCGGCAAGACAACGACGACTGAGCGGATTCTGTTTTACGCTGGTGCGACGCATCGGATGGGGGACGTTGACGACGGAACGACCGTCACGGATTTCGATCCGGAAGAGGCTGCTCGCGGGATTACGATCTACTCGGCGGCAATCTCCTGTCAGTGGCAGGGGCACGTGATCAACATTATCGATACGCCAGGTCACGTCGATTTCACGGCCGAGGTGGAGCGTAGTCTGCGCGTACTGGATGGCGGCGTTGTTGTCTTCAGTGCCGTGGAAGGGGTGGAAGCGCAGAGTGAGACGGTCTGGCGGCAGGCTGATCATTACCGTGTTCCCCGGATGTGTTTCATTAACAAAATGGATCGTATCGGTGCCGGTTTTGAGCGTGTTTTCGAGCAGATTCAAACTCGGCTGCATGCAAGTCCAGTGGCGCTGCAGTTGCCGATTGGTGAGGGGCCTGTCGAGCGGCAAGGTGGATTTTGTGGTGTGATTGACCTGATCGAGATGAAGGCGCTGTACTTTGGTCGTGAAGATCAGGGTCGCGAAGTCAGGGTGGAGCCCATTCCAGAGGCAGAGCTTGAGCGGGCTCAGGAGTGGCGTACGAAGCTCATTGATTCCATCGCGCTGCTGGATGATGAGGCGTTCGCGATCTTCGACGAAACAGGCGATCTTCCCGTCGAGCAGGTGATTCGCGTGCTTCGAAAGGGTGTCGTCTCCTGCCAGTTGCAGCCCGTGCTGTGCGGGGCTTCAAAGGATTACGTGGGGGTGCAGCCGATTCTCGACGGCGTGGTGCGGTATCTGCCGAGTCCGGAGGATGTGCCTCCTGTTGTGGGTAAGAATCCTAATCCGAAGAAGGCAAATGAAGAGGTTCGCAAGCCTCTTGATAGCGAGCCGTTTTGCGGTCTGGTCTTCAAGATTCATATCGATGAGCACACTGAGTTGTGTTTTATCCGCATCTATTCAGGTGTTTTGAAGAGTCGTTCCCGGGTATTGAATGCACGCACGAATGGCAAGGAGCTGATCAGTCAGCTTTGGCGTATTCAGGCGGACTCGCGTGAGAAGTTGGAGGAGGCCGGCGCGGGGGATATTGTGGGGCTTGTCGGGCCACGCGACTCAGTGACCGGGGATACGCTGTGTGATCCTCTCCATCCCATTCTGCTTGAATCGATCGAATTTCCGGAATCGGTGATTTCCATGGCGATTGAGCCAGAGAGTAGTGCCGATAGAAAGAAGCTCGAGGAAGTTTTGTCGCTGATGGCCAAGCAGGATCCGACGTTTTCTCGGAATCCGAGTGAGGAAACCGGGCAGACGATTATCAGCGGGATGGGTGAACTGCATCTGGAGATCATCAGTAAGCGGATTGAGCGGGATTTTAAGCTGAAGATTCGGACTCACCGGCCCAGGGTGACCTACCGTGAGAGCGTTTCCAAGGCTGCGGATTCAGAGGTTCGGGTTGAGCGGCAAGGTCCTTCCGGGCCGCAGTTTGCCTTCGTTCGAATTCGAGTTGAGCCGACGAATAAATCGTTGCCGGTGGCTGTGGTGAATCGATTGAAGCCAGGTGATCTGCCCGAGGAGTTGCAGGCGACGCTTGTTCGGGCGCTGCAGGAGCAGTTGGCGGGAAGTGGTGCGGTGGGGTATCCGTTGCATGATCTTCAGGTGACGATTCTCGGGGCTCAGTATCGAGAAGGGGAGACGACGGAGGCTGCTCTTCAGTACGCGGCGGCCCTGGTGTTCCGGCAAGCGCTCGAGAAGGCGGGAACGATCCTGCTGGAGCCAGTAATGAAGCTGGAAGTGGTGACGCCGGAAGGGTTTGTGGGCAATGTTTCGGCGGATCTGAATTCCCGGCGGGCGATCATCGTCAATACGGAAGTGCGCGGGAACCTGGTTGTGATTGATGCAGAGGCGCCGCTGGCAACCATGTTCGGGTATTCGAATGATGTTCGGAGCCTCTCGCAGGGTCGAGCCTCCTATTCGATGGAGCCTTTGAAGTTCAGTGAAGCTCCGGCAAAGGTCTTGAAAGAAATGTTAGGATGAGATGGATTGTGAAAAACCGCTATAAACAAGCGGAATTGGCGGCTGCAAGTGAAAAAGCGCAGAAACCACAATCCCTTCGTTGACAATGTAAGCTGACAATAATAGTATCTCCGATCCCCCGCCGCATGGTTGTCACGCGGATGCTGTCATTACGGCGTCCCACAGTCAAAAGTGACGAGTCATTGCGAGGTGTTTCTGGGGAGTTCGGTCGCAGAAGTCGCTCTGTGGCTGATGTAAAGTTAACCGACTAACTGCACCAGTGTGTGCACAGGATTTCGCGAGTGAGCGCCATTAAACAAGATCGAATTCGGATTCGGATGGAGGCTTACGATCATTCTGTGCTGGATCAGTCGGCTGCAGAAATCGTGGATACGGCCAAGCGTACGGGTGCCGTTGTGCATGGTCCCGTGCCGTTGCCGACACGAATTGAGCGTTACACGGTGTTGAGAAGCCCGCACATTGACAAGAAGTCTCGTGAGCAGTTCGAGATTCGGACTCATAAGCGGTTGATCGACATTATCCAGCCGACCGGCAAGACTGTGGATGCGCTGAACAAGCTGTCGCTGCCAGCAGGGGTGGATGTCAAGATTAAGGCATCTGCTGGTTGATCTTGCGTTGAATGCTGAGCCGGCTATTTCTGCTGGTTCGCGGGTGTTGTTGGTGTTGTCTGTTGTTGCTCGCTGAATTGTGTCAGCGGCTCTTGTGGGGTCGGTTTGACCGAGCCCCGTCGCTTGAGAGGGTTGGTTGTCATGGCTGTTGGCTTGCTCGGTTGCAAGGTTGGGATGACGCAGATCTACGACGCTGCAGGGGCGGAAATCCCTGTGACTGTCGTCAAGGCCGGTCCTTGCGCTCTGTTGCAGGTGAAGACGGTTGAGGCCGATGGTTATGAGGCTGTTCAGCTCGGCTTTGCTCCAAAGCCTCGTCGATTGTGTTCACAATCTGAAGTTGGTCACGTTGCTAAGGTAAGTGACGCACTGATTGGTGCAAAGGTTCTGGGCGAAGGTGACGGATCGTTCCGTTTTGTGCGAGAATTCAAGGTTGCGGCAGGTGAGCCGAAGCCCGCTGTTGGTGATGTGTTGACTGTCAGCCAGTTTGAGCAGGGCGCTTTTGTTGACATCACGGGTGTGTCAAAGGGGCGCGGGTTCGCTGGTGTGATGAAGCGTCACAATTTCGGTGGTGTCTGTGCGAGTCACGGTGTGAAGAAGGTTCATCGCTCCGGCGGTTCGACCGGTCAGAGCACAGACCCTGGTAAGGTCTTCAAGGGGACCAAGATGCCAGGGCGAATGGGCGGAAAACGTTCCACTGTTCGTCGTCAGAAGCTGGTTGCAGTTGATGCTGAGCGAAATCTGCTGCTGGTTCGTGGTGCGGTGCCTGGGTTCTCCGGCGGCTATGTCACCATTCGTCCTACAAATTGCTATTGATCGATATCAGACAGGGTTATGACGATGCACACATTGCCAGTGTACTCTCAGGCAGGCGAGCCGACCGGGGAAAACTTCTCTCTGGATCTCGCCAAGATTGCTGAGGGCGTTAATAAAGTACTGCTGCACGAAGCTGTCGTGATGTACCAGGCTAACCTGCGTGTCGGGACGGCCAAGACGAAGTCACGCGCTGAGGTGAGCGGCAGCGGTAAGAAAATGTATAAGCAGAAGGGGACCGGCAACGCCCGTATGGGTAACAAGCGGACTCCGGTACGACGCGGCGGCGGACATTGCTTTGCCAAGCGGCCAAAAGACTGGGGATATCGACTTCCAGCGAAGGCGCTTCGCCTGGCGACGCGGATGGCGATTCTCTCTAAGTTCGTCGATGATCAAGTGACTCTTCTGGATGGGATTCAGCTCGACGCTCCGAAGACAAAGACAATCAGTAGTCTTGTTGGTAAGCTCGGTTTGTCCGGGCAGTCCTGTCTCATCGCGATCGAGCAGCACGACCCGGTTGTCTGGAAGTCGTGCCGGAATATCGATCGGTTGTCGCTGTCGCCCTGCGATGACTTGAACGCATTGAGTGTTTTGAGCCGTAAGCGATTTGTGATCACAAAGGCTGCTCTCAACCGTTTGCTTGCTCGGTAGTTCCTGCTGCAGGCGGAAGCCGGTCGAGTCAAAGTGGTTTTAGCAGATCGTGGTTTGAAGATTTTGTTGGTAGGGAAGGCGTATCGTGGCAACTGAGCTTTCAAGTGCGTTGAGCGTGTATAACGTCATTATAAGGGCGCACGTTACCGAAAAGGCGACGCACCTGGTTGAGCGGAGGAACATGTATACGTTCCTGGTCAACAAAGATTCGACCAAAACAGACATTCGACAAGCGGTTGAAGAACTGTGGAACGTCCGGGTCGTGAGTGTGAAGACTGTGAGTCGGGTCGGTAAGCCTCGCCGTCACAAGATGCGCGAGACGACCGGACCTGATACGAAGAAGGCAATTGTTGTTCTGCACTCAGAAGATCGAATCGCGTTCTTTTGATAATTGTTATTGAGGAAGATTCCGATGGGAATGCGATTTTATAAGCCGACCAGTGCAGGGCGCCGCGGCGGCATGGTCAGTGATTTCAAAGAAATCACCGATCGTAAGAAGAAGCCAGAAAAGTCGTTGCTTGAGCCATTCAAGAAGAAGGGTGGCCGCAACTTCCAGGGGAAGATCACGTCACGGCATCGTGGTGGTGGTCACAAGCGGATGTACCGTTTGATTGACTTCCGACGCGAGAAAGATGGCGTCAACGGTCTTGTCACTCACATCGAGTATGATCCAAACCGAACGTCGCGCATTGCACTCGTGCAGTATGCCGACGGCGAGAAGCGATACATCATCGCTCCCGAAGGTCTGGTTGCCGGTATGACCATCACCAATGGTCCCGACAGCGAGCCAAAGGTTGGTAATACGCTGCCATTGTCGAAGATTCCGACCGGGACAACGATTCACAATATCGAGATGCAGCCAGGCAAGGGCGCTCAGCTTTGCCGAAGTGCCGGTACCTCGGCTGTGATCAACGCGACGGAAGCCGGATGGGCGCAGATCACGTTGCCATCAGGTGAAGTGCGTCGTGTTCCTGCGTCATGTCGGGCGACGATTGGTCGCGTAGGTTATTCAGAACACTCCAGTCGTGTGCTCGCAAAGGCGGGTCGCGTTCGCTGGATGGGCGTTCGTCCTTACGTCCGCGGTTCTGCGATGAACCCGGTTGCCCACCCGATGGGTGGTGGTGAAGGTCGTCGTTCAGGCGGACGGCATCCGGTCAGTCCGACGGGTAAGCTGGCGAAGGGTGGTCGTACCAGAAATCCGCGGAAGCCAACACGCAACGCTATCGTGCGTCGGCGTAAGTCTGTCCGCTATGGCCAGTTGAAGCTCTGATTGTGACTATCTGGTTCTTCGCTCAGTCCTCTTGCATTCGTTGGAAAATAGGATGTCTCGATCGTTAAAGAAGGGTCCGTATATCGATGCTGGCTTGATTGCCAAGATCGAGAAGCTTGACTCGAACCGAAAGAAAGAGCCGATCAAGACTTGGGCTCGTCGATCAACGATCTCGCCCGAGTTTGTTGGCCATACGTTCCTTGTGCATAACGGCCGTACGCACGTCAGTGTGTACGTGACGGAAGAAATGGTCGGGCACAAGCTCGGCGAGTTCTCGCAGACCCGCTTGTTCCGCGGGCACGGGAACAAGGGTAATAAGTAAGGTTTGCAGAATACCAGGCGCGGTTCGAGGGCTTCGAATCGCCTGGCGTTTGAATGAAACAACAGCATTTTCGGTCCGGTGTTAACATGGCTTACGTTGCAAAACTACAATACGCTCGAATTGCTCCGACGAAGGTTCATCACTTGTTGACCCTCGTGCGAGGAAAGACAGTGGACGCAGGTTTGGACGCGCTGCGGTTCATGCCGCATCGGAGTGCGCGGATGATCGAGAAGTTGATCAAGAGCGCACGGGCGAATGCTGAAGACCGTGGTGAGCGTAACGTCGGGTCGCTTTACGTCTCGACGGCGACCGCAGGATCGGGTCCCACGCTGAAGCGTATCCAGCCTCATGCTCGCGGGATCGGCTTCATGATTAAGAAGCGGTTTACGCATATCACTATTGGTCTGGAAGCACGGAACAGCTGAAGATCGGGCCGGGCGAAATGCCGACGATGTTCGTCGACAGAAGAATTGTAGTTTTCGAGTGACAGATAGAACTTAAACGTACTCGTGGCGAGTGCGAATGGAGAACTCGGCAAATGGGCCAAAAGGTTCGTCCAACCGGATTTCGGTTAGGTATTTGCGAGGATTGGAGGAGTCGCTGGTACGCGACTAAAGCCGAGTTCGGCGACCTGCTGATCGAAGATCACAAGATTCGCGCGTTCGTCAAGAAGCGTTATGAGTTCGCTGCAATTCATAAGGTCGAGATTGAACGAACTCGCGATCAGGTGATTTGTCATGTTCATACGGCTCGTCCCGGGATCATCATTGGTCGCAAAGGCCAGGAAGTTGATCGTCTGAAGGGTGAGCTCGAGGACCTGACTGGTCGGCATATGGATCTGAAGATCGTCGAGATCGGTCAACCCGCGCGCAGTGCTGTCCTGGTTGCAGAAGACATCGCACAACAGTTGGTAAAACGAGGCAGTTTTCGCAAAGTGATCAAGCGGTCGCTGGATCAATCGATGGAAGCTGGCGTCGATGGTGTGAAGATTGAGCTCTCTGGTCGCCTCGGTGGTGCAGAGATGTCTCGTACCGAGAAGGCTGCACGGG is from Schlesneria sp. DSM 10557 and encodes:
- the rpsC gene encoding 30S ribosomal protein S3 — protein: MGQKVRPTGFRLGICEDWRSRWYATKAEFGDLLIEDHKIRAFVKKRYEFAAIHKVEIERTRDQVICHVHTARPGIIIGRKGQEVDRLKGELEDLTGRHMDLKIVEIGQPARSAVLVAEDIAQQLVKRGSFRKVIKRSLDQSMEAGVDGVKIELSGRLGGAEMSRTEKAARGSIPLSTLRKRIDYGLAVARTTMGTIGVKVWIDLGDEEVNDGTHAQAGQASQRAKRTRKR
- the rplW gene encoding 50S ribosomal protein L23, yielding MYNVIIRAHVTEKATHLVERRNMYTFLVNKDSTKTDIRQAVEELWNVRVVSVKTVSRVGKPRRHKMRETTGPDTKKAIVVLHSEDRIAFF
- the rplB gene encoding 50S ribosomal protein L2; its protein translation is MGMRFYKPTSAGRRGGMVSDFKEITDRKKKPEKSLLEPFKKKGGRNFQGKITSRHRGGGHKRMYRLIDFRREKDGVNGLVTHIEYDPNRTSRIALVQYADGEKRYIIAPEGLVAGMTITNGPDSEPKVGNTLPLSKIPTGTTIHNIEMQPGKGAQLCRSAGTSAVINATEAGWAQITLPSGEVRRVPASCRATIGRVGYSEHSSRVLAKAGRVRWMGVRPYVRGSAMNPVAHPMGGGEGRRSGGRHPVSPTGKLAKGGRTRNPRKPTRNAIVRRRKSVRYGQLKL
- the rplV gene encoding 50S ribosomal protein L22; this encodes MAYVAKLQYARIAPTKVHHLLTLVRGKTVDAGLDALRFMPHRSARMIEKLIKSARANAEDRGERNVGSLYVSTATAGSGPTLKRIQPHARGIGFMIKKRFTHITIGLEARNS
- the rplD gene encoding 50S ribosomal protein L4, encoding MHTLPVYSQAGEPTGENFSLDLAKIAEGVNKVLLHEAVVMYQANLRVGTAKTKSRAEVSGSGKKMYKQKGTGNARMGNKRTPVRRGGGHCFAKRPKDWGYRLPAKALRLATRMAILSKFVDDQVTLLDGIQLDAPKTKTISSLVGKLGLSGQSCLIAIEQHDPVVWKSCRNIDRLSLSPCDDLNALSVLSRKRFVITKAALNRLLAR
- the rplC gene encoding 50S ribosomal protein L3; the protein is MAVGLLGCKVGMTQIYDAAGAEIPVTVVKAGPCALLQVKTVEADGYEAVQLGFAPKPRRLCSQSEVGHVAKVSDALIGAKVLGEGDGSFRFVREFKVAAGEPKPAVGDVLTVSQFEQGAFVDITGVSKGRGFAGVMKRHNFGGVCASHGVKKVHRSGGSTGQSTDPGKVFKGTKMPGRMGGKRSTVRRQKLVAVDAERNLLLVRGAVPGFSGGYVTIRPTNCY
- the rpsS gene encoding 30S ribosomal protein S19 — translated: MSRSLKKGPYIDAGLIAKIEKLDSNRKKEPIKTWARRSTISPEFVGHTFLVHNGRTHVSVYVTEEMVGHKLGEFSQTRLFRGHGNKGNK